The following are encoded in a window of Diorhabda sublineata isolate icDioSubl1.1 chromosome 5, icDioSubl1.1, whole genome shotgun sequence genomic DNA:
- the LOC130444526 gene encoding putative mediator of RNA polymerase II transcription subunit 12 → MEKEPQPESMATVTIKPEYTPSEYSTSEPPPAYMKPRSTSVQITKIVAVTIVLCSVILGGFLLASAYVTANASCKQLEQELDILSEAAERFQSPLQPEALIQDSSAAPTTNFKRQVEPLNSEAPSHITKELTNNIDDDSSESDSSEDSEELPIKETKKSAALPIEMNDLITHLLEKNQKSKMNCVVEKKKAEEFVDHQPRTVSLPFGINLTTNPRFEKLIGERMVIICESGTMQNAEPSMKPKEENEDDEDNDDEDEETIMIHPIMIPIPQTQFQTHMPQQMAPMPQQRPEQMRPIIQIETFRPSAPSMRPSVPSMRPSVPSMRPSMMPQQQPQEQIQMRPQIQIHVQPQQPQQAEFPPNPILQHIVRQIVAQKIMESQRLREQQLREQQEEQQQQQQVPSEVNQEVDERPRFVQIEQIGQPIGQHRFPLPEEILTQLNRLPNREVIVAVPDNASEEPQQDVQYVQQQRESANEMNGRQSYSSVPMSIPVGMTHDQEATEPEQQATDERHHYVQPRSV, encoded by the exons GCTTACATGAAACCGCGTAGCACATCCGTCCAGATTACCAAAATTGTTGCAGTTACTATAGTCCTTTGTTCTGTTATCTTGGGAGGATTCTTATTAGCTTCAGCATACGTCACAGCTAACGCTTCTTGTAAACAGCTGGAGCAAGAATTAGATATTCTCAGCGAGGCGGCTGAAAGATTTCAGTCACCTTTACAACCAGAAGCTCTAATACAA GATTCATCTGCAGCACCTACAACAAATTTCAAACGTCAAGTAGAACCACTGAACTCTGAAGCGCCTTCTCACATAACTAAAGAACTAACTAATAACATTGACGATGATTCATCGGAAAGCGATTCGTCTGAAGATTCAGAAGAACTCCCTATCAAAGAAACCAAGAAGAGTGCAGCCTTACCTATTGAAATGAACGATTTGATTACTCATTTACTTGAAAAGAACCAAAAATCGAAAATGAATTGCGTGGTCGAGAAGAAGAAAGCCGAAGAATTCGTCGATCATCAACCCAGAACTGTCAGTTTACCTTTTGGAATTAATTTAACGACAAATCCTAGATTTGAAAAACTTATTGGCGAGCGTATGGTTATCATTTGCGAAAGTGGTACTATGCAAAA tgCCGAACCCTCAATGAAACCGAAAGAGGAAAATGAAGACGACGAAGATAACGATGATGAAGACGAGGAAACTATTATGATACATCCAATTATGATCCCGATACCTCAGACACAATTCCAAACCCATATGCCTCAACAAATGGCACCGATGCCCCAACAACGTCCAGAGCAAATGCGTCCCATAATCCAAATTGAAACGTTTAGACCATCAGCGCCATCCATGAGACCATCTGTGCCCTCCATGAGACCATCTGTGCCCTCCATGAGACCATCTATGATGCCACAACAGCAACCCCAAGAACAGATACAAATGAGACCACAAATCCAGATACACGTTCAACCACAACAACCACAACAAG CCGAGTTCCCACCAAATCCTATCCTACAACACATCGTTAGACAAATTGTTGCTCAGAAAATAATGGAAAGCCAAAGATTACGCGAACAACAATTGAGAGAACAACAAGAAGagcaacaacaacaacaacaagtCCCATCAGAAGTTAACCAAGAGGTTGATGAACGTCCACGGTTCGTTCAAATCGAACAAATCGGACAACCGATCGGTCAACACAGATTTCCTCTTCCCGAAGAAATTTTAACTCAACTCAACAG attacCCAATCGCGAAGTTATCGTAGCCGTACCTGATAATGCTTCCGAAGAACCACAACAAGATGTCCAATACGTACAACAACAAAGAGAAAGCGCTAACGAGATGAATGGAAGACAATCGTACAGTTCGGTTCCTATGAGTATCCCAGTTGGAATGACCCACGATCAAGAAGCTACCGAACCGGAGCAACAAGCCACTGATGAAAGGCACCACT ATGTTCAACCCAGATCAGTTTGA